Proteins co-encoded in one endosymbiont 'TC1' of Trimyema compressum genomic window:
- a CDS encoding glycosyltransferase family 2 protein: MKKTLYLVIPCYNEEPVIEETTRRLTKKLDQLIAEDRIATTSRILYVDDGSKDRTWILIEYLHKENPYVCGLKLAHNKGHQNALLAGLMYAKNICDYSVSMDADLQDDIGVIDGFIEKYNEGCHIVYGVRNSRETDTKFKKMTAIGFYKFMAKLGVDIVYNHADCRLMSNQALEALAEYKEINLFLRGLVPLIGYKNDTVYYDRNERFAGESKYPLSKMLKFAWEGVTSFSVKPLRMIASIGILIFIISFIILIVALINKILGNPVAGWTGLISSIWLLGGIQLFALGICGEYIGKIYNEVKGRPRYLGETFLKK; the protein is encoded by the coding sequence ATGAAGAAAACGCTTTATCTTGTTATTCCTTGCTATAATGAAGAACCTGTTATTGAGGAAACTACGCGCCGATTAACTAAAAAATTAGATCAGCTAATAGCCGAGGATAGAATTGCTACTACCAGTAGAATTCTTTATGTAGATGATGGTAGTAAAGATAGAACGTGGATATTAATTGAATACCTTCATAAGGAAAATCCGTATGTTTGCGGATTGAAATTAGCTCATAATAAAGGACATCAGAATGCTTTGTTGGCTGGGCTAATGTATGCTAAAAATATTTGTGATTACAGTGTATCTATGGATGCAGATCTTCAGGATGATATTGGTGTTATAGATGGTTTTATTGAGAAATACAATGAAGGATGTCATATTGTTTATGGAGTTCGAAATAGCAGAGAAACCGATACTAAGTTCAAAAAAATGACTGCAATAGGCTTTTATAAGTTTATGGCAAAGCTTGGCGTAGATATAGTATATAACCATGCTGATTGTCGTCTTATGAGTAATCAAGCACTAGAAGCATTAGCCGAGTATAAAGAGATCAATCTTTTTTTAAGAGGACTAGTGCCTTTAATTGGCTATAAAAATGATACTGTTTATTACGACCGTAATGAGCGTTTTGCTGGAGAGAGTAAGTACCCATTAAGTAAAATGTTGAAATTTGCTTGGGAAGGGGTAACTTCTTTTAGTGTAAAGCCATTGAGAATGATTGCTAGTATTGGTATTCTTATATTTATTATTAGCTTTATTATTCTAATTGTGGCTTTGATTAATAAAATTCTTGGAAATCCAGTAGCTGGATGGACTGGTTTAATATCCTCTATTTGGTTATTAGGCGGTATTCAGTTATTTGCCTTAGGTATTTGTGGTGAGTATATTGGCAAAATCTATAACGAGGTTAAAGGGCGACCAAGGTATTTGGGAGAAACTTTTTTAAAGAAATAA